A segment of the Nostoc sp. TCL26-01 genome:
AGCCAAGGCAAAAAAGTTGAAATTACCCTCGTTTCCTACGCAGTCACAAAAGCTGCCTACGAGAAAATCATTCCTCAGTTTGTCGCCAAATGGAAGCGAGAAAAAGGCCAAGATGTGATAGTGCGTGAAAGCTACGGTGGCTCTGGTTCTCAAACTCGTGCTGTGATTGATGGCTTAGAAGCTGATGTTGTAGCTTTAGCACTAGCACTAGATACCGAGAAAATCGAAAAAGCCGGCTTAATTAAACCAGGCTGGGAAAAAGAAGCACCGAACGGCTCAATTGTGACTCATTCAGTAGTAGCGCTAGAAACCAGAGAAGGAAATCCCAAAAAAATTCAAAACTGGAGTGACTTAACTAAACCCGGTGTCAAAGTCATTACCGCAAATCCCAAAACATCCGGCGGCGCGCGCTGGAACTTCCTGGCTTTGTGGGGAGCGATCGCCAAAAATGGTGGTAGTGACTCCCAAGCTTTAGACTATGTAACCAAAGTCTACAGAAATGTCCCAGTATTACCCAGAGATGCACGGGAAGCTAGCGATGTCTTCTATAAAAAAGGGCAAGGAGATGTGCTACTCAACTACGAAAACGAAGTCATCTTAGCAGCCCAACAAGGTAAAACCTCACCTTCTTACACCATTCCCCAAGTCAATATCTCTATCGATGGCCCCGTAGCAGTTGTTGACAAGAATGTGGATAAACATGGTACTCGTCAGGTGTCAGAAGCTTTCGTCAAGTTCTTGTTCACCCCAGAAGCACAACGAGAGTTTGCCAAAGTTGGTTTTAGACCGGTAAACTCTGCTGTAGCTAAAGAAGTCGGCAATAAATTTCCTAAGGTTGCTAAACTCTACAATGTGCAGAGTTTAGGCGGTTGGGACAGCATACAGAAGAAGTTTTTTAATGATGGCGCTATCTTTGACAAAATCCAAAGTGGACGACGTTAATTTTTGGGAGTGCTGAGGCTAAATCTAACACTCAAATGAGAGATGTAGAGACGTTGCAATGCAACGTCTCCAAATAATTTATGTGTCTCATGATTAACGTGAAATGGTATTAGTTTTCCCCATACCTTTCACTCATGCTGGAGTGGTAAACCATCCTGAAAAACCAATAGTTCACCTGGTTGAATTGGTGTCCAGACTTCATTATCTGTGAGGGGAGTAGTAGCAATCACAGCCACGCGATCGCGTGGTGTTGTTAACTCCCGAAAATCTACAGTCATATCCTGATCAATCAGGTGAGCAGCTGCAAAAGGTGCTTGACGAACTATATAGTTGAGATTGGTTGAGCAGTGGGTAAAAAAATGTTCTCCGTCTGAGAGTAAGTAATTGAAAACACCGATTGATGCTAATTGTGCGGTTACTTTTTGCAGTACAGGATACAACCTTGCTAAACTTGGTTTACCGTCAGGAAAGTTTTGTCGCAAAGTTTCCAGCATCAGACAAAATGCTTTTTCACTATCGGTATTACCTACTGCTTGATAAAAACCCTGACTTTTATGTTGAAAATCTGGCAAATTACCGTTGTGAGCAAATACCCAATACCGTCCCCATAATTCTCGACGAAAAGGATGGCAATTTTCTAAAGCCACTTCACCTTGGGTAGCTTTACGAATATGGGCAATGACATGGGTCGAGTGGATGGGATAGCAACGCACAAAATCCGCTATAGGAGAATCAATAGAGGGTTTATCATCTAAAAATATCCGACATCCGTTTCCTTCAAAGAAAGCAATACCCCAACCATCACTATGATGATCTGTTCTGCCTCCCCTAGCGGAAAACCCTTCAAAGGAAAAGCAGATATCCGTCGGAACATTGCAATTCATTCCCAGCAGTTGACACATTGATATTGCCGCTTCTGAATTTTGGACTCATGCCTCAAGATCAAGATACTTCAGAATGCGACATCTATTTTGGTGCGATCGCTGCAATCTGCAAATTTCCTCCTGAATCGATTAAGCCAAAACCTCGTAACGACGAATATCTGGTTCATTAGCCACCAATCCCACCAATTTTGCTCCTACTGCTTGCAAATGGGGCGAATCTAAATGAGCATCCAACGCTTCAGCAGATGCCCATTCCTCAACAAATGTAAAATCTGTAGGATCTGACTGATTTTGTAGAAGTTCATACTTAATTGCACCAGCTTCTTTTCTAGTCGGTTCAATTAGTTCTAATAATACAGCTTTCAGTTCTCCTACTTTGTCGGGTAAAGCTACGACACGAGCAACAACACGCACAGTTTGAGTAGTCATTGGTGTTTTAGTTTGCTGACAAGTTTCTAATTTAACTCTAAAAGGGTTCTAGTTTGTTGACCTACGACCCCATCTGCTGATAACCCTTTTGACTCTTGAAAAGCCTTAACAGCTTTGTCTGTTTCTTGATCAAATACCTGATTAGCTTGTTCTAATGGAATACCCGCTTTTCTCAAAGCTAACTGTAACTCACCAACATCTTTCCCTTGTTGTGATGGTGTTGTTAACTTCAAAACTCTAGGATATCCCACATTTGAGAATCCTTCAGATGGAGAATTATAAATACATTTTAAGGTTTGTTCTCCTAAATCCCCATCTTCAGCAATTTGGTTATTGGGATTTGCTTTGTTCCAAAGTTTTTGAAAAGCTTTGATAGAATCAGGGCGAATATCTCTAATATCATCAGATGTGCAATCAAAGTGCATGGCATCTTTATTACCATAAGTCCATCGCCATCCATGACTGGTCATTAGAGTTCTCACCTCTGGCCATTCTTCGATGTCTAAAGACGCACCTTTTTGATGGTCTGATTTTCCCGGATATCCTACGAGATTATCAATTAATCCCCTCTGTTTTTGGCTATACAGCATTGCTTGAGCAATCACAGAACGGTAGGCACTATTGATAGTCAAAGGTTTACCGTAAGCTGTTAATACTGATTTTAAAGCATTCCGTGCTGGAAGTTGACAGTAAGGAAACAGCCCATCACCTTTGTTAATATTTAAGTCAGCAATAGTGACTAATGAATTAGGAGCTAATTGATTTAATTGCCAAAAAAGCTGCAAATCTAATCCTCGGACTGCAATTGTACTACCTGCCGTGATCTCTTTAACTAAAACCATAGTCTTTTTTAATACCTTTAAAACTTATTTTAGCTACACAGTGTTCTATTCCATCAGGTTGATATTCTATTGTCAAATTTCTGACAACAAATTTTATTTATTGAGATAAAGCGTAAAATTTATACCATATGGGATTCATATTTGATCTCTAAAAATTATGTAGGGTGTGTTGTAGCGCAGCGCAGCGCACCAAATTCAGCATTAAACGTAGGTTGGGTTAAGTGCAGCGCAACCCAACATAGATATTAAAAACCCAGTATGGATATTGGTGTTGAGTTACCCTACTAAAAATGAAGCAGATTTTTATTTTTGTAGGGTGCGTTAACGAAGTAACGCACCGTCTTAATCTCATTGGCGGTGCGTTGCGCTACCCTGCGGGTTCTCCGAAGGAGTACGCAACAACGCACCCTACTATTGCACTATTTTAGTATCAGGACTTTGTTGGGTTTCGCTGTCGCTCAACCCAACCTACTTCTCTACTTAACTGAACCGTATTGTCTTAAAAACCCAGTATGGATATTGGTGTTGGGTGACCCTGCTAAACATGAAGCAGAGCATCTCAGCAACAAAGAAAGACGTAAAGTCTATTATCTCATATCTTGCACCAGGCGACTGGAAGTCGCGGCTACACAGGCAAAACCCGCCTGCGCGGGTTTCAAAACCTTGATTTTGTGTTAGTCCGCGTAGGCGGACTTAGTTTGTATAGCCGCGATTTCTAATCGCTAGGGCTAGGTGCAAGATGTGAGTTATTACTTTACGTCTAGTCCATCTTGATTTGAGATTTTTTATGATTATCTAAATCAGTCCTAACACTGATCCAACAGTTGATTTAATCGAATCTCTAGCATCTTTCAAAGTTTGAGTAATTGGATGCTTGGTTTGCAAGAATACTCGCGCGCAATTGCGTCCTGGCATTCCCGAAATTGAACCACCGGGATGAGTTCCCGCACCGGTGAGAAATAAGTTTTCAATGGGGGTTTTGTAATTGGCAATTTCTGGCAGGGGACGGAAAAACACCATTTGATCTAAGCTCATATCAATGTGGTAGTAATTACCTTTATATGCGCCTAATCTTTCACCTAATTCGGCTGGACTTTCTACCCGACGGGCAATAGTTGCGGTCTTGACATTGGGTGCATAGCTGGCTAATTTATCTATCACTTTGTCAGCAACTTGATTTTTCAATTCATCCGTCCAACCAGTCCCTTTCAAACCTGTACCTTCAGCACCAGCAATTTGATAAGGGGCAAAAAACTCAATCCACAGTGTATGTTTGCCTGCGGGTGCTAATGTGGGATCGAGAGCGCTGGGCATGACAACATACATAGATGGATCAGCATCAGGAATCTCACCCAAGGTACATTTACTATGGGCTTGTTCCACATGAGCAACGGAATCAGCAATTAAAATCGAACCAATTAAGTATTCGTCTTTGTGAGCATGATAGGGAAAACGCAGGGGTTCATCTAATGCCAAATCTATCTTGAGGATGGTTTCATTGTTGTTAACAATACGGCGTTCTAAGCGTTCCCACAAGTCAGAGTCAGCTGCATCGATATCGCTTTTATCGGTCATTTGTAAAAACAAACGTTTAGCATCGATGTTAGAAATCACCCCATATTTAGCTCGATATTCTTGACCACCAGCTACCCTTACACCGACAGCTTTACCATCATCAATTAGAACTTTCTCAACGTGCTGGTCTGTGAGAATAACGCCGCCTTTGCTGGTAACGAGGTTAACTAAAGCTTTGACTAATGCGCCTGTACCACCACGAGGTCGAGCCATACCAGGATTGTGACGCATTGCCATCATAATTGCCCCAATCGCTAGAGTTTTTTGTGATGGTGGCGCACCGAGTTCTGATGCTAGTCTGGCTAGGGGTGCTTTGAGAAATTCCGAGTCAAACCATTCGTTAAGTAAATCTTCCGCACTAGTCATCATGTTGCGGACAAAATCTAGGGTTTTGTTGGGGGAACCAATGACGGAAAATAAATCTTTGAATTTGGTAATGTCGTAGTTACCCAGGATATCTATAACTGATTTGGGTGGGGCATTGAACATAGGAATCATTGCACCTATTGCCCGTTGCCAGTAGTCGGTAAATTCTGCATATTTTCTGGCATCGCGATCGCTATAACGAGCGATTTCGGCACAAGTCTTTTCTAGGGATTTATGGGCTAAGAAATATTTGCCATCAGGATGAGGACAGAAGACAACTGGGTCACACTCTAGATATTCTAAGCCGTATTTTTCTAGTTCTAATTCTTCTACTACTGGCCCCAGGTGAATAAATTCATGGTCAATTGCACACAAGTTAAATTTAAATCCGGGGGCTTCTTT
Coding sequences within it:
- a CDS encoding sulfate ABC transporter substrate-binding protein yields the protein MTPKFLSRLTSTYIFPSFQPSVTQPSALVLAAGLGLSTFMPLAATNSQIASASQKTQLISQGKKVEITLVSYAVTKAAYEKIIPQFVAKWKREKGQDVIVRESYGGSGSQTRAVIDGLEADVVALALALDTEKIEKAGLIKPGWEKEAPNGSIVTHSVVALETREGNPKKIQNWSDLTKPGVKVITANPKTSGGARWNFLALWGAIAKNGGSDSQALDYVTKVYRNVPVLPRDAREASDVFYKKGQGDVLLNYENEVILAAQQGKTSPSYTIPQVNISIDGPVAVVDKNVDKHGTRQVSEAFVKFLFTPEAQREFAKVGFRPVNSAVAKEVGNKFPKVAKLYNVQSLGGWDSIQKKFFNDGAIFDKIQSGRR
- a CDS encoding class II glutamine amidotransferase, translated to MCQLLGMNCNVPTDICFSFEGFSARGGRTDHHSDGWGIAFFEGNGCRIFLDDKPSIDSPIADFVRCYPIHSTHVIAHIRKATQGEVALENCHPFRRELWGRYWVFAHNGNLPDFQHKSQGFYQAVGNTDSEKAFCLMLETLRQNFPDGKPSLARLYPVLQKVTAQLASIGVFNYLLSDGEHFFTHCSTNLNYIVRQAPFAAAHLIDQDMTVDFRELTTPRDRVAVIATTPLTDNEVWTPIQPGELLVFQDGLPLQHE
- a CDS encoding putative quinol monooxygenase, whose translation is MTTQTVRVVARVVALPDKVGELKAVLLELIEPTRKEAGAIKYELLQNQSDPTDFTFVEEWASAEALDAHLDSPHLQAVGAKLVGLVANEPDIRRYEVLA
- a CDS encoding peptidoglycan-binding protein, which codes for MVLVKEITAGSTIAVRGLDLQLFWQLNQLAPNSLVTIADLNINKGDGLFPYCQLPARNALKSVLTAYGKPLTINSAYRSVIAQAMLYSQKQRGLIDNLVGYPGKSDHQKGASLDIEEWPEVRTLMTSHGWRWTYGNKDAMHFDCTSDDIRDIRPDSIKAFQKLWNKANPNNQIAEDGDLGEQTLKCIYNSPSEGFSNVGYPRVLKLTTPSQQGKDVGELQLALRKAGIPLEQANQVFDQETDKAVKAFQESKGLSADGVVGQQTRTLLELN
- the crtO gene encoding beta-carotene ketolase CrtO, whose translation is MQEYDVVIIGAGHNGLVCAAYLLKAGYNVLLLEKRSVPGGAATTEECLPKEAPGFKFNLCAIDHEFIHLGPVVEELELEKYGLEYLECDPVVFCPHPDGKYFLAHKSLEKTCAEIARYSDRDARKYAEFTDYWQRAIGAMIPMFNAPPKSVIDILGNYDITKFKDLFSVIGSPNKTLDFVRNMMTSAEDLLNEWFDSEFLKAPLARLASELGAPPSQKTLAIGAIMMAMRHNPGMARPRGGTGALVKALVNLVTSKGGVILTDQHVEKVLIDDGKAVGVRVAGGQEYRAKYGVISNIDAKRLFLQMTDKSDIDAADSDLWERLERRIVNNNETILKIDLALDEPLRFPYHAHKDEYLIGSILIADSVAHVEQAHSKCTLGEIPDADPSMYVVMPSALDPTLAPAGKHTLWIEFFAPYQIAGAEGTGLKGTGWTDELKNQVADKVIDKLASYAPNVKTATIARRVESPAELGERLGAYKGNYYHIDMSLDQMVFFRPLPEIANYKTPIENLFLTGAGTHPGGSISGMPGRNCARVFLQTKHPITQTLKDARDSIKSTVGSVLGLI